In Rhodobium gokarnense, one DNA window encodes the following:
- the cysS gene encoding cysteine--tRNA ligase, with product MPDGHNTGARSLKLYNTLSREKEAFSPIDPANVRMYVCGPTVYDFAHIGNARPAIVFDVLFRLLRYLYGADHVTYVRNITDVDDKINARAAERGISIRELTEETARVYHEDIDALNVLRPTVEPRATEHIAEMIAMVEKLVENGHAYAADGHVLFDVPSMDDYGRLSRRSLDEMQAGARVEVAPYKKDAMDFVLWKPSADGEPGWDSPWGRGRPGWHLECSAMSWKHLGKEFDIHGGGIDLQFPHHENEIAQSRCCHGTDVMANYWLHNGFLQVEGEKMSKSLGNFITIHDLLKDWPGEVLRLNMLRTHYRQPIDWTAKGLTETAKILDGWYDAIGDAAPAAEPDAEVVAALSDDLNTPKAIAALHGLRAAAKGGEGAASLKASANLIGLLEETASDWTARTAAEPEVDASEIERLIEARRTARAGKDFAEADRIRDDLAASGIVLKDGPEGTTWEVRR from the coding sequence ATGCCAGACGGGCACAATACCGGCGCCAGGAGCCTGAAGCTCTACAATACGTTGAGCCGGGAAAAGGAAGCGTTTTCGCCGATCGATCCGGCGAATGTGCGCATGTATGTCTGCGGGCCGACGGTCTACGACTTCGCCCATATCGGCAATGCGCGCCCGGCCATCGTCTTCGACGTCCTTTTCCGGCTCTTGCGGTACCTCTATGGCGCCGACCACGTCACCTATGTGCGCAACATCACCGACGTCGACGACAAGATCAACGCCCGCGCCGCCGAACGCGGCATCTCCATCCGCGAGTTGACCGAAGAGACCGCGCGCGTCTACCACGAGGACATCGACGCCCTCAACGTGCTGCGGCCGACCGTCGAGCCACGGGCGACGGAGCACATCGCGGAAATGATCGCGATGGTCGAGAAGCTGGTGGAAAACGGCCACGCCTACGCCGCCGACGGCCATGTCCTCTTCGACGTGCCGTCCATGGACGATTACGGGCGGCTGTCGCGGCGGTCCCTCGATGAGATGCAGGCCGGTGCCCGGGTCGAGGTCGCGCCCTACAAGAAGGACGCCATGGACTTCGTCCTGTGGAAGCCGTCGGCGGACGGCGAGCCCGGCTGGGACAGCCCCTGGGGCCGCGGCCGTCCGGGCTGGCACCTGGAATGCTCGGCGATGAGCTGGAAGCATCTCGGCAAGGAATTCGACATCCATGGCGGCGGCATCGACCTGCAGTTCCCGCACCATGAGAACGAGATCGCCCAGTCGCGCTGCTGCCACGGCACCGACGTGATGGCCAATTACTGGCTCCACAACGGCTTCCTGCAGGTCGAAGGCGAGAAGATGTCGAAGTCGCTGGGCAACTTCATCACCATCCACGACCTGTTGAAGGACTGGCCCGGCGAGGTCCTGCGCCTCAACATGCTGCGTACGCACTATCGCCAGCCCATCGACTGGACGGCAAAGGGGCTCACCGAGACGGCAAAGATCCTCGATGGGTGGTACGATGCTATCGGCGATGCCGCTCCGGCGGCCGAGCCCGACGCGGAGGTCGTTGCCGCGCTCTCCGACGACCTCAACACGCCGAAGGCGATCGCCGCGCTCCATGGCCTTCGCGCCGCGGCAAAGGGCGGGGAGGGGGCGGCGTCCCTGAAGGCAAGCGCCAACCTCATCGGCCTTCTGGAAGAGACCGCGAGCGACTGGACCGCCCGCACCGCCGCCGAGCCGGAGGTCGATGCAAGCGAAATCGAGCGCCTCATCGAGGCCCGCCGGACGGCGCGCGCCGGGAAAGACTTTGCCGAGGCCGACCGCATCCGCGACGACCTTGCCGCAAGCGGCATCGTCCTCAAGGACGGGCCGGAGGGAACCACCTGGGAGGTACGGCGATGA
- a CDS encoding GFA family protein — protein sequence MSQNAENTSTGGCQCGAVRFRVDSPLGEASICHCRMCQKAFGHFYAPLVSVDADRVTWTRGQPKRFRSSNHATRGFCPDCGTPLTYEAPDGLALAIGAFDRPVEIMPTVQFGIEAKLPFVDGIPALPERRTEDDREAAPFLDTVTSYQHPDRDTETWTPPANGTEGQKD from the coding sequence ATGAGCCAGAACGCGGAAAATACCTCGACGGGCGGCTGCCAGTGCGGCGCCGTGCGGTTCCGCGTCGACAGTCCGCTCGGCGAGGCCTCGATCTGCCATTGCCGCATGTGCCAGAAGGCGTTCGGCCATTTCTACGCCCCGCTCGTCAGCGTCGATGCGGACCGCGTCACCTGGACGAGGGGGCAGCCGAAGCGCTTCCGGAGCTCCAACCACGCCACCCGCGGCTTTTGCCCCGACTGCGGCACGCCGCTCACCTATGAGGCCCCGGACGGCCTGGCGCTTGCGATCGGCGCCTTCGACCGTCCGGTTGAAATTATGCCGACCGTTCAGTTCGGCATCGAGGCAAAGCTGCCCTTTGTCGACGGGATTCCCGCGCTGCCCGAAAGGCGCACCGAGGACGATAGGGAAGCAGCCCCGTTCCTCGACACAGTGACGAGTTACCAGCATCCCGACCGGGATACCGAGACCTGGACGCCCCCTGCGAACGGGACCGAAGGTCAGAAGGACTAG
- the cimA gene encoding citramalate synthase → MTSQATKERLYLFDTTLRDGAQTNGIDFSLEDKIAISELLERVGVDYVEGGYPGANPTDTAFFEKKRTKKAAFTAFGMTKRAGRSVSNDPGLRLLLDAKSDAICYVAKSWDYHVKVALGTTNEENLEGIRQSVEAAIEVGKEALVDCEHFFDGYKANPDYAIACARAAYEAGARWVVLCDTNGGTLPHEVEEIVTTVIEHIPGDHLGIHAHNDTEQAVANSLAAVRAGVRQIQGTLNGLGERCGNANLTSLIPTLKLKPEYADRFETGITDAALADLTNVSHVFDEMLNRAPDRHAPYVGSSAFATKAGIHASALLKDPKTYEHVEPSTVGNKRRVLVSDQAGKSNLLAELERLGIAVDKSDRRLDELLRIVKERESTGYAYEAADASFELLARRVLGEVPKFFDIKSFRVMVERRFNAIGELITVSEAVVKVEVGDRLFMSVAEGNGPVNALDIALRKDLGPYQPLIEDLELVDFKVRILNGGTGAVTRVLIESRDNGTGDRWFTVGVSSNIVDASFQALVDSVVYQLIQKTRGEVRPIAASA, encoded by the coding sequence ATGACCAGCCAAGCGACCAAGGAACGCCTCTACCTCTTCGACACCACCCTGAGGGACGGCGCACAGACCAACGGCATCGACTTTTCGCTGGAAGACAAGATCGCCATCTCAGAGCTCCTGGAGCGCGTCGGCGTCGACTATGTGGAGGGCGGCTATCCGGGCGCCAACCCGACCGACACCGCGTTCTTTGAGAAAAAGCGCACGAAAAAGGCGGCCTTCACCGCCTTCGGCATGACCAAGCGCGCCGGCCGCTCGGTCTCCAACGATCCGGGCCTCCGGCTCCTCCTCGATGCCAAGTCCGATGCCATCTGCTACGTGGCGAAATCCTGGGACTACCACGTCAAGGTCGCCCTCGGCACCACCAACGAGGAGAACCTGGAGGGCATCCGCCAGTCCGTGGAAGCTGCGATCGAGGTTGGCAAGGAGGCGCTGGTCGACTGCGAGCACTTCTTCGACGGCTACAAGGCCAATCCGGACTATGCCATCGCCTGCGCCAGGGCGGCCTATGAGGCCGGCGCCCGCTGGGTCGTCCTGTGCGACACCAATGGCGGCACGCTGCCTCACGAGGTCGAGGAGATCGTGACGACCGTCATCGAGCACATCCCCGGCGACCATCTCGGCATCCACGCCCACAATGACACGGAGCAGGCCGTCGCCAATTCGCTGGCCGCCGTGCGCGCCGGCGTTCGCCAGATCCAGGGCACCCTCAACGGCCTCGGCGAGCGCTGCGGCAACGCGAACCTCACCTCGCTGATCCCGACCCTGAAGCTGAAGCCGGAATATGCCGACCGCTTCGAGACCGGCATCACGGATGCCGCGCTCGCCGACCTCACCAACGTCTCCCACGTCTTCGACGAGATGCTGAACCGGGCGCCGGACCGCCACGCTCCTTACGTCGGCTCGTCGGCCTTTGCCACCAAGGCCGGCATCCACGCCTCCGCGCTGCTGAAGGACCCCAAGACCTACGAGCATGTGGAGCCGTCGACGGTCGGCAACAAGCGCCGCGTTCTGGTCTCCGACCAGGCCGGCAAGTCGAACCTTCTGGCCGAACTGGAACGCCTCGGCATCGCCGTCGACAAGAGCGACCGCCGCCTCGATGAGCTCCTGCGCATCGTCAAGGAGCGCGAGTCCACCGGCTATGCCTATGAGGCGGCCGATGCGTCCTTCGAGCTGCTCGCCCGCCGGGTCCTCGGCGAGGTGCCGAAATTCTTCGACATCAAGAGCTTCCGCGTCATGGTCGAGCGCCGCTTCAATGCCATCGGCGAGCTGATCACCGTCTCGGAGGCCGTGGTAAAGGTGGAGGTCGGCGATCGGCTGTTCATGTCGGTGGCCGAAGGCAACGGTCCCGTCAACGCCCTCGACATCGCGCTGCGCAAGGACCTCGGGCCCTACCAGCCGCTGATCGAGGACCTGGAACTGGTCGACTTCAAGGTCCGTATCCTCAACGGAGGCACCGGCGCCGTCACCCGCGTCCTCATCGAAAGCCGCGACAACGGCACCGGCGATCGCTGGTTCACGGTCGGCGTCTCGTCGAACATCGTCGATGCCTCGTTCCAGGCGCTGGTGGACTCCGTCGTCTACCAGCTCATCCAGAAGACCAGGGGCGAGGTCCGTCCGATCGCCGCCTCGGCCTAA
- the rarD gene encoding EamA family transporter RarD, protein MSGVTAYVLWGFSIIFYKWLAHVPASEVIAHRIVWTVFFVGLFLVAFGRVGEVLLALRDRRVLLRLLLSASIIGINWLVFVWAIAQNQVLAVSFGYFINPLVSVMIGFLLLGERLSTGQRIAIGLAVVAIVIQATTLHGFPWISLFLACSFAAYGYVRKLTPVGASPGLFIETMLILPVGIAYVVWLEATGTGHFTDSPVDVALLLGTGIVTSLPLILFAFAARRLTLTVVGLLQYLAPSIQFALAVLVYGEPLSPERFASFALIWVALAVFTLASWRKRRPPEPVKTV, encoded by the coding sequence ATGTCCGGCGTGACTGCCTATGTGCTGTGGGGCTTTTCGATCATCTTCTACAAATGGCTGGCCCATGTGCCGGCCAGCGAGGTGATCGCCCACCGCATCGTCTGGACGGTTTTCTTCGTCGGTCTGTTCCTCGTCGCCTTCGGGCGTGTGGGCGAGGTCTTGCTGGCGCTGCGCGACCGGCGGGTCCTGCTGCGCCTGTTGCTCTCGGCCTCGATCATCGGCATCAACTGGCTGGTCTTCGTCTGGGCGATCGCCCAGAATCAGGTGCTGGCGGTCAGCTTCGGCTATTTCATCAATCCGCTGGTCTCGGTAATGATCGGCTTCCTGCTGCTCGGCGAGCGGCTCTCCACTGGCCAGCGCATCGCCATCGGCCTTGCCGTCGTTGCCATCGTCATTCAGGCAACGACGCTGCATGGCTTCCCGTGGATTTCGCTGTTCCTCGCCTGCTCCTTCGCCGCCTATGGCTATGTCCGCAAGCTGACCCCGGTCGGCGCCTCGCCGGGCCTTTTCATCGAGACAATGCTGATCCTGCCCGTCGGCATCGCCTATGTCGTCTGGCTGGAGGCGACCGGCACGGGCCATTTCACCGACAGTCCGGTGGACGTGGCACTGCTCCTCGGTACCGGCATCGTCACCTCGCTGCCGTTGATCCTCTTTGCCTTTGCCGCCCGCCGGCTGACCCTGACGGTGGTCGGCCTCCTGCAATATCTGGCGCCCTCGATCCAGTTCGCGCTCGCCGTCCTCGTCTATGGCGAGCCGCTGTCGCCGGAGCGGTTTGCGAGTTTTGCCCTGATCTGGGTCGCCCTTGCGGTTTTCACGCTTGCGTCCTGGCGCAAGAGAAGGCCGCCGGAGCCGGTCAAGACGGTGTGA
- a CDS encoding VOC family protein — protein MIDHISLNVADYERAKAFYAQALAPLGFSLAMEVTAEMTGSFDGAGLGVDGKPFFWLMGTGRQTPIQHIAFGAESRALVDAFYEAALAAGGTDNGAPGLRLHYHPNYYGAFVLDPEGHNIEAVCHAPE, from the coding sequence GTGATCGACCACATCTCGCTGAACGTTGCCGACTACGAGCGCGCCAAGGCGTTCTATGCGCAAGCGCTCGCTCCGCTCGGCTTTTCGCTGGCCATGGAAGTGACCGCGGAAATGACCGGCTCCTTCGATGGCGCCGGCCTCGGCGTCGACGGCAAGCCGTTCTTCTGGCTGATGGGAACCGGCCGGCAGACGCCGATCCAGCACATCGCCTTCGGCGCGGAGAGCCGTGCCCTGGTCGACGCCTTCTATGAAGCGGCTCTGGCCGCCGGCGGCACCGACAACGGCGCGCCGGGCCTCCGGCTCCACTACCACCCGAACTACTACGGCGCCTTCGTCCTCGACCCGGAGGGGCACAACATCGAAGCCGTGTGCCACGCGCCCGAGTGA